AGCCGCTGACGCTAGCTCGCGGCCGATTCGATCTCAAACCGTTGCTGCAGTCATAAAGATCTCTTTGGGCTCGTCCGGCATCAGATCGGAAATCCATTCGTGGCTGAACCCGCGGCGCGAACACAGCGGTAGCCGGTCTTGCCTCCCGGAAGACTGTTCTCAATCCCCGCCGGAAAATTGAGTGAGCCGTCCGGCCGGTGATCGATCGCAATCGCGTAGGTGCGCTGGTCTCCCGTCCTCACAAAGCAGTACGTGTAGCCAACAGTCAATACATCATATTGACCACGATTGACACCAAACCAAAACGAAACGTTGCCGGCGCCATTAGCATCCAAATGAAAGACCTGGCCTCCGCCAAAAGGCTGCCAGAGGTGGTTGAAAGACGCGAGCAGCACGGCGTTCTGCGTGTCGAGCGTATTGTATATTTCCGTAAAGCCCCGCGTACGCGGATGTAAGTAGACCTGGTGGTGCTGCCGCGGCAAGAATCGGGTGCCGAACACATTGACGGCGATGCCCGCAAGATCCGCTGGAGATGCCGCGATACTATGGAAATTCACGGTCACGCTGACGAACTCCATGTTCGAGCGCTGGACCTGATGGGCGACCGCAAGCGACGATTCAACGTTTATCGGCTGGTTCGCCGGTTTTATCCGTTCTTGGTACACAAAAACGTAGAATGCCCAGCCTGCAGCGATAACGAGCGCGGCGATCTCCGCGATGTGACGCCAGTGCTCGGCGCGCGACGGATGCGTGTGAACGTGATAGGAGGCCTGATCGGGGCCTCCGGGTGGTATCATGATCGCGCCTTCGAGCATGATAGTTTAAATGCCCGTTCGGGGTAAAAGGAGTTATATGGAAGCTGACCGTTTTTCGGCTGCTCACGGGCAGATCGCAATCCGGCTCGATGCACCCGGCGCAAATCGTGTACTGCTCGCGCTGGAACGGCTCGATCAGCAGAGCGGGCTCGATCCCGCACTCGCGGAGCTGCGCGAAGCCCTTAGGCAAGCTTTGGTCACGAAATCATCGGGCGACACCGACAGTGCCCCGAGCACGGAGTAAACCTAGGAGTTACACATGGCACGAAAACGCAAAACTACCCGCAAGAAAACGACCGCTCGTAAAAAAGGCAAGCGGAAGTACGGACCCAAGGCGTCACGCAAAGTTGAGCGCACGATGCACGAGATGAAGCGCGGCAAATTAAAATCGGGACGTAGCGGCAAGAAAGTTACAAGCCGGAAGCAAGCCATCGCGATCGGCCTCTCCGAGGCTCGCCGTGAAGGCGACAAAGTACCGAAGCGCAAGAAGAGCTAGTCGCTCGTCAACCTCGGCGGCGATATCTGCAACAGACTGAGGATGTGCGACAGGCGTTCCGCCAGCGGATTCTGTCCGCCTCGGAGCGCTTCGTCGCGCAATTGACGCAGCTCTTCGACTGCGCGGCTGATGTCCGGCCGGTTCATTTCGCGAAAGACTTCGCGCGCCCGGTTGAAACGGGTTTCTTCATCTTCTTCGCGCGAACGCCGCTCGAACGACGGCAGTTCGTCGGAGTGTCCCAGCACGATATCGCCGGCGATCTCGATGATTGCATCGGCGTGCACCCGCGCGCCGGTGGCGGCTAAGTCAACGTAGCGATCTTCGCGATCGTGCGCGGAGATCGCGATGAGGTTGGCCTCGACGCACAGTTCGATTAAACCGCCGACGTACGGAATGGCTTCGGTCGCCGTCTCCAGATACGCCTCGTACAGCTCTTCTTCGTCCTCTTCGGTCGCGTCGAGGTAGTAGCTCC
This Candidatus Rubrimentiphilum sp. DNA region includes the following protein-coding sequences:
- a CDS encoding DUF6496 domain-containing protein, whose product is MARKRKTTRKKTTARKKGKRKYGPKASRKVERTMHEMKRGKLKSGRSGKKVTSRKQAIAIGLSEARREGDKVPKRKKS